The Hymenobacter oligotrophus genome has a window encoding:
- a CDS encoding thymidylate synthase, translating into MQQYQTLLRHILENGTSKTDRTGTGTLSVFGYQMRFDLQQGFPLVTTKKVHLKSIVHELLWFLRGDTNTAYLKEHGVSIWDEWADANGDLGPVYGKQWRSWPDGRGGHIDQMQQVLEQLRRSPDSRRIMVSAWNVAELDQMALMPCHALFQFYVADGKLSCQLYQRSADVFLGVPFNIASYALLTLMVAQVVGLQPGEFIWTGGDTHLYSNHLEQARLQLAREPRPLPRMRLNPEVTDLFAFRYEDFTLENYDPHPAIKAPVAV; encoded by the coding sequence ATGCAGCAGTACCAAACGCTTCTACGCCACATACTTGAGAACGGGACCTCCAAAACCGACCGCACCGGCACCGGCACGCTGTCGGTGTTCGGGTACCAGATGCGCTTTGATCTGCAGCAGGGGTTTCCGCTGGTAACCACCAAAAAGGTGCACCTGAAAAGCATCGTGCACGAGCTGTTGTGGTTTTTGCGCGGCGATACCAACACTGCCTACCTTAAAGAGCACGGCGTGAGCATTTGGGACGAGTGGGCCGATGCCAACGGCGACCTGGGGCCCGTGTACGGCAAGCAGTGGCGCTCCTGGCCCGACGGCCGTGGCGGCCACATCGACCAGATGCAGCAAGTGCTGGAGCAGCTGCGCCGCTCGCCCGATTCGCGCCGCATAATGGTATCGGCTTGGAACGTGGCCGAGCTCGACCAAATGGCCCTGATGCCCTGCCACGCGCTGTTTCAGTTTTACGTGGCCGATGGCAAGCTCTCGTGTCAGCTGTACCAGCGCTCCGCCGATGTGTTTCTGGGCGTGCCGTTCAACATTGCCTCCTACGCGCTTCTTACCCTAATGGTAGCACAGGTGGTAGGCCTGCAACCCGGCGAGTTTATTTGGACAGGCGGCGACACGCATCTGTATTCGAACCACCTCGAGCAGGCACGCCTGCAGCTCGCGCGCGAGCCGCGCCCGTTGCCGCGCATGCGCCTCAACCCGGAGGTGACGGACCTGTTTGCCTTCCGCTACGAGGATTTTACGCTGGAAAATTACGACCCGCACCCCGCCATTAAAGCGCCCGTAGCCGTGTAG
- a CDS encoding SMI1/KNR4 family protein, whose amino-acid sequence MNWISRIEKLPRSASVTYRCNPPVVDEELTFLAAALEVRLPDELRQLYLLTDGLAEELQGIGTTGYLVLPAQAMLLENQRLRQTARFCVHDLLLVAPAYTGDYYGYLIADDGTVSSDVYIWSCTDNTRVRVAGSLAEFLVGWVTSELSA is encoded by the coding sequence ATGAACTGGATTTCCCGCATCGAAAAGCTTCCTAGGTCAGCCTCCGTTACCTACCGCTGCAACCCGCCGGTGGTCGACGAGGAACTGACGTTTTTGGCGGCGGCGCTGGAGGTGCGCTTACCCGACGAGCTGCGGCAGCTGTATTTGCTAACCGACGGGCTGGCCGAGGAGCTGCAGGGCATTGGCACTACCGGCTACTTGGTACTGCCCGCCCAGGCCATGCTGCTCGAAAACCAGCGCCTGCGCCAAACGGCTCGCTTCTGCGTGCACGACTTGTTGCTGGTAGCCCCGGCCTACACCGGTGACTACTACGGCTACCTCATTGCCGACGACGGCACCGTAAGCTCCGATGTGTACATCTGGAGCTGCACCGACAACACGCGCGTACGGGTGGCTGGCTCGTTGGCTGAGTTTCTGGTGGGGTGGGTTACGAGCGAGCTGTCGGCCTAG
- a CDS encoding type I restriction endonuclease, which yields MELIDQLTNLASRVQKQVAHIQTEEATKNALVLPFINALGYNVFDPTEVVPEFICDIGTKKGEKVDYAIFREGSPIILIECKHVGADLNINHASQLFRYFHATEARIAILTNGVTYKLFTDLEQPNKMDERPFLEFDLFNFQDADIAELKKLSKANFSLEDMLFAAYNLKYMRAFKKYFDQQFQQPTADFTHFVSKQVYDGVLTPKLKEQFSALVHRSFHQFLNDKITMRLKSALVDTTSQSMLAPMDYQAPKVVDTTNATEPEGKEKDIVTTVEETEGFMIVRAILRKLVQVNRVVMRDVQSYCGILLDDNNRKPICRLHFNGSKKFVTLFDVEGGVRVDIESLDDLYGLASRIRVAVERYESKTKEPVAL from the coding sequence ATGGAATTAATCGATCAGCTTACCAATCTAGCTTCCAGGGTGCAAAAACAAGTCGCCCACATCCAAACGGAAGAAGCCACAAAAAACGCCCTCGTATTGCCTTTTATAAATGCACTTGGGTACAATGTGTTCGACCCAACAGAGGTAGTGCCCGAGTTCATCTGTGACATAGGCACTAAAAAAGGTGAGAAGGTAGACTACGCTATTTTCCGCGAAGGCAGCCCAATTATTCTCATCGAGTGCAAGCATGTGGGCGCTGACTTGAACATCAACCACGCCAGCCAGCTATTCCGCTACTTCCACGCTACAGAAGCGCGCATTGCCATTCTAACAAATGGGGTGACTTACAAGCTCTTTACCGACTTGGAGCAGCCCAACAAAATGGATGAACGACCCTTTTTGGAATTTGACTTGTTCAATTTTCAGGATGCAGATATTGCCGAGTTAAAGAAGCTCAGCAAAGCAAACTTCAGTTTAGAGGACATGCTGTTCGCTGCCTACAACCTGAAGTACATGAGGGCTTTCAAGAAGTACTTTGACCAACAGTTTCAGCAACCTACAGCTGACTTCACCCACTTCGTTTCCAAGCAGGTGTACGATGGGGTGTTGACGCCAAAACTAAAAGAACAATTTAGTGCGCTTGTCCACCGCTCATTCCATCAGTTTCTCAACGATAAGATAACGATGCGCTTGAAATCGGCGCTGGTAGACACCACTAGCCAATCTATGCTGGCCCCAATGGATTATCAGGCGCCGAAAGTAGTGGATACAACAAATGCCACTGAGCCGGAAGGCAAAGAGAAAGATATTGTTACGACCGTTGAAGAAACGGAAGGCTTTATGATTGTACGAGCCATCTTGCGCAAGCTGGTGCAAGTGAACCGCGTGGTTATGCGCGACGTGCAATCGTATTGCGGCATTTTGCTTGATGACAATAACCGGAAACCCATCTGCCGGCTCCACTTTAACGGAAGCAAAAAATTTGTCACGCTTTTCGATGTGGAAGGCGGCGTAAGAGTCGACATCGAATCATTGGATGACCTATATGGCTTGGCTTCCCGAATTCGGGTGGCAGTAGAGCGATACGAGTCAAAAACCAAAGAACCTGTTGCTCTGTAA
- the alaS gene encoding alanine--tRNA ligase, which produces MLPSANQVRQQFLDFFASKGHHIVPSAPIVVKDDPTLMFINSGMAPFKDYFLGNKPAPFKRVADTQKCLRVSGKHNDLEEVGYDTYHHTMFEMLGNWSFGDYFKKEAIAWAWELLTEVYKLPKERLYVTYFEGDKGDNLGADTETQGLWRQYTTEDRILPGNKKDNFWEMGDTGPCGPCTEIHIDLRDEAEVAQQGGAELVNADHPQVVEIWNNVFMEFQRKADGSLEKLPAQHVDTGMGFERLMMAVSGVKSNYDTDVFQPLIQFIASEAGVKYTGAMEPTDIAIRVIADHIRTISFAISDGQLPSNVKAGYVIRRILRRAVRYAFTFLNFKQPFLYKVVPILADHMHSIFPELKQQQQFVQRVIEEEEIAFLKTLENGLRRLDALEDSFKQQGNLIDGKTAFELYDTFGFPLDLTALIAREKGLNVDEKGFAVEMEQQKNRSRRAAEQEQSDWVIVHASEEQPRFVGYDALRAEARILRYRQVTQKGKTEYHIVLDQTPFYAESGGQVGDTGYLETPLSKVRVIDTRKENDLIVHTVLDLPQDLEAPVEAKVDEARRQLIRKNHSATHLMHAALRHVLGDHVAQRGSLVNDKLLRFDFSHFSKVTDDQLRQVEHIVNQRIRQQIQLGEERNVPIDEARSRGAMALFGEKYGDSVRVITFDPEYSVELCGGIHVPNTGEIGFFKITSETAVGAGVRRVEAVTADLAERYVEEQMDLLAQVREALGNPQHLIPSIQKLSEEVATLRKQLEQAEVQQLGQLKDQLAGQVKAINGINFLAAKVPARSADAVKKLAYDLRQVVPNLVAVLGAEIEGKPQLAVMLDDELAKGGKLNASQLVRELAKDIQGGGGGQPFFATAGGKNAAGLDAAIGKAENLVANTLS; this is translated from the coding sequence ATGCTACCCTCAGCCAACCAAGTTCGTCAGCAGTTCCTCGACTTCTTTGCCTCCAAAGGCCACCACATCGTGCCCTCGGCGCCCATCGTGGTGAAGGACGACCCCACGCTGATGTTCATCAACTCGGGCATGGCCCCGTTTAAGGATTACTTCCTGGGCAACAAGCCGGCGCCCTTCAAGCGCGTGGCCGATACACAGAAGTGCCTGCGCGTGAGCGGCAAGCACAACGACCTGGAGGAAGTAGGCTACGATACCTACCACCACACCATGTTTGAGATGCTGGGCAACTGGTCGTTCGGCGACTACTTTAAAAAGGAAGCCATTGCCTGGGCCTGGGAGCTGCTGACGGAGGTATACAAACTGCCGAAGGAGCGACTTTACGTTACCTACTTCGAGGGCGACAAAGGCGACAACCTAGGGGCCGACACCGAGACGCAGGGCCTGTGGCGCCAGTACACCACCGAGGACCGCATTTTGCCCGGCAACAAGAAGGACAACTTCTGGGAGATGGGCGACACCGGCCCCTGCGGCCCGTGCACCGAAATCCACATCGATTTGCGCGACGAGGCCGAAGTAGCCCAGCAAGGCGGCGCCGAGCTGGTGAATGCCGACCACCCGCAAGTGGTAGAAATCTGGAACAACGTGTTCATGGAGTTCCAGCGCAAAGCCGACGGCTCGCTGGAAAAGCTGCCCGCCCAGCACGTAGACACCGGCATGGGTTTCGAACGCCTGATGATGGCCGTGTCGGGCGTAAAGTCGAACTACGACACCGACGTATTTCAGCCGCTGATCCAATTCATTGCCTCGGAAGCCGGCGTGAAATACACCGGTGCAATGGAGCCGACGGACATTGCCATTCGGGTAATTGCCGACCACATTCGCACCATTTCGTTTGCCATTTCCGATGGTCAGCTGCCCTCCAACGTAAAGGCTGGTTACGTAATTCGCCGCATTCTGCGACGCGCTGTGCGCTACGCCTTTACGTTCCTCAACTTCAAGCAGCCCTTCCTGTACAAAGTGGTACCCATTCTGGCCGACCACATGCACTCAATATTCCCCGAGCTGAAGCAGCAGCAGCAGTTTGTGCAGCGCGTGATTGAGGAGGAGGAAATTGCCTTCCTGAAAACGCTGGAGAACGGCCTGCGCCGTCTCGATGCGCTGGAAGATTCGTTCAAGCAGCAAGGCAACCTCATCGACGGCAAAACCGCGTTTGAGCTGTACGATACCTTCGGCTTCCCGCTCGACCTCACCGCGCTTATTGCCCGCGAAAAAGGCCTGAACGTGGACGAGAAAGGCTTTGCCGTGGAAATGGAGCAGCAGAAAAACCGTTCGCGCCGCGCCGCCGAGCAGGAACAAAGCGACTGGGTTATCGTGCACGCTTCGGAAGAACAGCCGCGCTTTGTAGGCTACGATGCGCTCCGGGCCGAAGCGCGCATTTTGCGCTACCGCCAGGTTACGCAGAAAGGCAAAACCGAGTACCACATTGTGCTCGATCAAACGCCGTTCTACGCCGAATCGGGCGGCCAGGTAGGCGACACGGGTTATTTGGAAACGCCGCTATCCAAGGTGCGCGTGATTGACACCCGCAAGGAAAACGACCTGATCGTGCATACCGTGCTCGATTTGCCGCAAGACCTGGAGGCGCCCGTTGAGGCCAAGGTTGACGAAGCGCGCCGCCAGCTGATCCGCAAAAACCACTCGGCCACCCACCTCATGCACGCAGCCCTGCGCCACGTGCTCGGCGACCACGTGGCCCAGCGCGGCTCTTTGGTGAACGACAAGCTGCTGCGCTTCGACTTTTCGCACTTCTCGAAGGTAACCGACGACCAGCTGCGCCAAGTGGAGCACATTGTAAACCAACGTATTCGTCAGCAAATTCAGCTCGGCGAGGAGCGCAACGTGCCCATCGACGAAGCCCGTTCGCGCGGGGCCATGGCGTTGTTCGGCGAGAAATACGGCGACAGCGTGCGCGTTATTACCTTCGATCCGGAGTACTCCGTGGAGCTGTGCGGCGGCATTCACGTGCCGAACACCGGCGAAATTGGCTTCTTCAAAATTACTTCAGAGACGGCCGTAGGGGCCGGCGTACGCCGCGTGGAGGCCGTTACGGCCGATTTGGCCGAGCGCTACGTGGAAGAGCAAATGGATTTGCTGGCGCAGGTGCGCGAAGCCCTAGGTAACCCGCAGCACCTCATCCCGAGCATCCAGAAGCTGTCGGAGGAAGTAGCCACGCTGCGCAAGCAGCTGGAGCAAGCCGAGGTGCAACAACTTGGGCAGCTGAAAGACCAACTGGCCGGCCAAGTGAAAGCCATTAACGGCATCAACTTCCTGGCGGCCAAGGTACCGGCCCGCTCGGCCGACGCCGTAAAGAAGCTGGCCTACGACTTGCGCCAGGTTGTGCCCAACCTCGTGGCGGTGCTAGGTGCCGAAATCGAAGGCAAGCCGCAGCTGGCCGTGATGCTTGACGACGAGCTGGCCAAGGGCGGCAAGCTGAACGCCTCGCAGCTGGTGCGCGAGCTAGCCAAAGACATTCAGGGCGGCGGCGGCGGCCAGCCGTTCTTCGCCACGGCCGGCGGTAAGAACGCGGCCGGGCTCGATGCCGCCATTGGCAAGGCCGAGAACTTAGTGGCTAATACGCTGAGCTAA
- a CDS encoding toxin-antitoxin system YwqK family antitoxin, whose amino-acid sequence MCAPNLVSASHLSWLVAGLLLTTTAASAQVKTVAVFEQLEGQKVGVRYYDRNAVPLPDSRGAHSYDIMRRADSLGVKWRVRRFAVQGHQLLLDAGYSSDLPYDTPHARTREWYPNGQLREDVSYRNGKPDGPIKTYYPDGKPRRDQQLRAGAVVKGECYGPGGQALDECPPYRTLAKLTGKGAGQAVVFQAMQKQFAQFMPKGYSRATDAVVHVAFGVDSLGNVHSPRVLASDDAALNAAALETVRRLPRLVPASEEGQPVSSVLEGQFHYYPTRRAATAADE is encoded by the coding sequence ATGTGTGCACCCAACCTTGTTTCTGCCTCGCACCTCAGTTGGCTGGTTGCGGGCCTGTTACTGACGACCACCGCCGCCTCGGCGCAGGTGAAAACCGTTGCCGTTTTTGAACAGCTCGAAGGCCAAAAAGTCGGTGTTCGGTATTACGACCGCAACGCCGTGCCGCTGCCCGACAGCAGAGGCGCCCACAGCTACGACATCATGCGCCGGGCCGATAGCCTGGGCGTGAAGTGGCGCGTGCGCCGATTTGCTGTGCAAGGCCACCAACTGCTGCTCGATGCCGGTTACAGCAGCGACTTGCCCTACGATACGCCCCACGCGCGCACCCGCGAATGGTACCCCAATGGCCAGCTGCGCGAAGACGTAAGCTACCGCAACGGCAAGCCCGACGGGCCCATCAAAACCTACTACCCCGATGGCAAGCCGCGCCGCGACCAGCAGCTGCGCGCCGGCGCCGTGGTAAAAGGCGAATGCTACGGCCCCGGCGGCCAAGCCCTCGACGAGTGCCCGCCGTACCGCACGCTGGCCAAGCTTACGGGCAAGGGCGCCGGGCAAGCCGTGGTGTTTCAGGCCATGCAAAAGCAGTTTGCGCAGTTCATGCCCAAAGGCTACAGCCGCGCCACCGATGCCGTGGTGCACGTGGCCTTTGGGGTAGATAGCCTCGGCAACGTGCACAGCCCGCGCGTACTCGCCTCCGACGATGCCGCCCTCAACGCCGCCGCGCTCGAAACCGTGCGTCGCTTGCCGCGCTTGGTACCGGCTTCCGAAGAGGGCCAGCCCGTGAGCAGCGTTCTGGAGGGGCAGTTTCACTATTACCCCACCCGCCGCGCCGCCACGGCCGCCGACGAGTAA
- a CDS encoding aminotransferase class IV produces MSQALLNGRLLPAAEVELPLPNRGLQFNDGFFETMVYEGGAVRWAAHHLGRMQRAATALHLELPPALANAAALNHTLAPLAATTAGPARIRLQLWRAGGGLYAPATQQAEWLATAASFVPNNSPVGTADFAQRIGTQYSPVSFCKGPYALHYVLAAQERDARGLDELLLLDAHGHVAESVSAAVFWISNNELHAPAPESGCVAGVRQAHLRQVAQQLGIRCHLGLYRPAALLAADAVFTANVAGIRNIERLAGTAYKQTEHPLLDALRRQDLKN; encoded by the coding sequence ATGAGCCAAGCCCTGCTCAACGGCCGCCTGCTGCCCGCTGCCGAGGTGGAGCTGCCACTGCCCAACCGCGGGTTGCAGTTCAACGACGGCTTCTTTGAAACGATGGTGTACGAGGGCGGCGCGGTGCGCTGGGCTGCGCACCACCTAGGGCGCATGCAGCGGGCCGCTACTGCTTTGCACTTGGAGCTGCCCCCCGCCCTGGCCAACGCTGCTGCCCTAAACCATACCCTGGCACCCCTGGCCGCTACTACCGCGGGTCCGGCGCGCATCAGGCTGCAGTTGTGGCGCGCGGGCGGTGGCCTGTACGCACCCGCCACCCAGCAAGCCGAGTGGTTGGCTACGGCCGCCAGCTTTGTGCCCAACAACAGCCCCGTTGGCACCGCCGATTTTGCGCAGCGCATCGGCACGCAGTACTCGCCCGTGTCGTTTTGCAAAGGGCCCTACGCCTTGCACTACGTGCTGGCCGCGCAGGAGCGCGACGCCCGCGGCCTGGACGAGTTGCTGTTGCTCGACGCGCACGGCCACGTTGCCGAAAGCGTATCGGCGGCGGTGTTCTGGATCAGCAATAACGAGCTGCATGCGCCGGCTCCCGAAAGCGGCTGCGTAGCGGGCGTGCGGCAGGCGCACTTGCGGCAGGTGGCTCAGCAGTTGGGCATTCGTTGCCACCTAGGGCTGTACCGCCCCGCGGCGCTGCTAGCCGCCGATGCGGTGTTTACGGCCAACGTGGCGGGCATCCGCAACATCGAGCGGCTGGCCGGCACGGCCTACAAACAAACAGAGCACCCATTGCTGGATGCTCTGCGGCGACAAGACCTCAAAAATTAA
- a CDS encoding energy transducer TonB — protein MKFSFLRLGAAGWLAAWPAMAVAQQPVAGSKPRVEVTYYDGKSNKLPSAMGASYRSEVQFEDSVKAIERTFYATGGPRSVVHYANYRLRIQHGTSESWYENGQLKWHDNRAQGKLEGELRYYYPTGKLKRRELYSAGARTEGACFGPDGKPVAFFEYLVMPVPAGGLTGLRNYISANINYPEEARNAEVQGKVLVSFVVDSTGMVGNVLVKQSVHPLLDAEAARVVQRLPRWTPGKRDGVPVPVHYAVPVVFRLEE, from the coding sequence ATGAAGTTTTCGTTTTTACGCCTAGGTGCCGCTGGCTGGCTAGCGGCGTGGCCAGCCATGGCAGTGGCCCAGCAGCCCGTTGCCGGAAGCAAGCCGCGCGTGGAGGTTACCTATTACGATGGCAAAAGCAATAAGCTTCCTTCCGCCATGGGGGCTAGTTACCGCTCCGAGGTCCAGTTTGAGGACAGCGTAAAAGCCATTGAGCGTACATTCTACGCAACCGGAGGGCCGCGCTCGGTGGTGCACTACGCCAACTACCGCCTGCGCATTCAGCACGGAACAAGCGAATCGTGGTACGAGAACGGGCAACTGAAGTGGCACGATAACCGGGCGCAAGGCAAGCTCGAGGGCGAACTGCGCTATTATTACCCAACTGGCAAACTCAAGCGCCGCGAACTGTACAGTGCGGGTGCCCGCACCGAAGGCGCGTGCTTTGGGCCCGACGGCAAACCGGTAGCGTTTTTTGAGTACTTGGTTATGCCCGTGCCAGCCGGCGGTTTGACTGGCTTGCGCAACTACATAAGCGCCAACATTAACTACCCTGAAGAGGCCCGAAATGCCGAAGTACAAGGCAAGGTGTTGGTAAGCTTTGTGGTGGATAGCACCGGTATGGTCGGCAACGTGCTGGTTAAGCAGTCGGTGCATCCGCTGCTCGATGCCGAAGCTGCGCGCGTGGTGCAACGCTTGCCGCGCTGGACGCCCGGCAAACGCGACGGTGTGCCGGTACCGGTGCATTACGCGGTGCCGGTTGTTTTTCGGCTCGAAGAATAA
- a CDS encoding N-acetylmuramoyl-L-alanine amidase family protein: MLQPLPLLIATFLAFATPFASPAQQAPAKVRAKRGDGVTVLLQRHGLNPVRDYDRFVALNRAQLGPRNSLISGKYYRLPAKQPTRKKATAAKAPAAATARTSTKVKTQLSTKQLFGPRYGQVSARSRQLSGTVFYLLSGHGGPDPGAVGKYGSNQLAEDEYAYDITTRLARVLMEHGAKVHLIVQDPDDGIRDEAVLQMDRDEITTPNLTIPLNHVARLRQYTNAINRLHGRYKGAYQRMITLHIDSRSAGLNTDVFFYHHDKSPVGKRLANNIHQVFTARYKRSQPNRPYVGTVSARSSLYVVRNSHAPTVFIELGNIRNDKDQRRFVIPDNRQALANWICEGLIADYRGRK; encoded by the coding sequence TTGCTCCAACCTCTCCCGCTGCTCATAGCTACTTTCTTAGCCTTTGCCACCCCGTTTGCAAGCCCTGCGCAACAAGCACCTGCGAAGGTGCGGGCCAAGCGCGGCGATGGGGTTACGGTACTGCTGCAGCGCCATGGGCTGAACCCCGTGCGCGACTACGACCGGTTTGTGGCGCTTAATCGCGCCCAGCTGGGGCCGCGCAACAGCCTCATTTCCGGAAAATACTACCGCCTGCCCGCTAAGCAGCCCACCCGCAAAAAAGCAACCGCAGCCAAAGCTCCGGCCGCCGCTACCGCGCGCACCAGCACCAAAGTAAAAACCCAGCTCAGCACTAAGCAGCTGTTTGGCCCCAGGTACGGGCAGGTGTCGGCGCGCAGCCGGCAACTAAGCGGCACGGTGTTTTACCTGCTTTCGGGCCACGGCGGGCCCGACCCCGGCGCGGTGGGCAAATACGGCAGCAACCAATTGGCCGAAGACGAGTACGCCTACGACATTACCACCCGCTTGGCCCGCGTGCTGATGGAACACGGCGCCAAGGTGCACCTGATTGTGCAGGACCCCGACGACGGCATCCGCGACGAGGCCGTGCTGCAGATGGACCGCGACGAAATTACCACGCCCAACCTTACTATTCCGCTCAACCACGTAGCCCGGCTGCGGCAGTACACCAACGCCATCAACCGGCTACACGGGCGCTATAAGGGTGCCTACCAGCGCATGATTACGCTGCACATCGACAGCCGCAGCGCGGGCCTGAACACCGATGTGTTTTTCTACCACCACGACAAAAGCCCGGTGGGCAAGCGGTTGGCCAACAACATCCACCAGGTGTTTACGGCCCGCTACAAGCGCAGCCAGCCCAACCGCCCCTACGTGGGCACCGTGTCGGCGCGCTCCAGCCTGTACGTGGTGCGCAACAGCCACGCGCCCACGGTGTTCATCGAGCTGGGCAACATCCGCAACGACAAAGACCAGCGCCGCTTTGTGATTCCGGACAACCGCCAGGCCCTGGCCAACTGGATTTGCGAAGGCCTGATTGCCGACTACCGCGGCCGCAAGTAG
- a CDS encoding MerR family transcriptional regulator produces MPYKERDIEKQYYTIGEVAAQFDVAPSLIRFWETEFDDLKPRKSKKGNRLYSPQDIEIFRTIYHLVKERGYTIPGAREIMKQRGPQLKEKVDVIHSLEKVRNFLVSLRKELDAAGKQPNG; encoded by the coding sequence ATGCCCTACAAAGAGCGCGACATCGAAAAGCAATACTACACCATCGGCGAGGTGGCGGCGCAGTTCGACGTGGCCCCGTCGCTGATTCGCTTCTGGGAAACCGAGTTCGACGACCTTAAGCCGCGCAAAAGCAAAAAAGGCAACCGCCTGTACTCACCGCAGGACATCGAGATTTTCCGTACCATCTACCACCTCGTGAAGGAGCGCGGCTACACCATTCCGGGCGCCCGCGAAATCATGAAGCAGCGCGGCCCCCAGCTAAAGGAAAAAGTAGACGTGATACACTCGCTGGAGAAGGTGCGCAACTTTCTGGTGAGTTTGCGCAAGGAGCTGGATGCCGCGGGCAAGCAGCCAAACGGGTAA
- the dprA gene encoding DNA-processing protein DprA: MSTSSPDLLFEVALTLLPGIGPLITRNLVSYCGSAQAVLQAPQAKLLKIPGVGPGTVKALHNHSKALQQAEQIVRRAEKDGVQLLYYTRPNYPTRLRPVPDAPVLLYYLGAADLNHPRSLAVVGTRQATDYGREQTEKLIRGVAGYQPLIVSGLAYGIDIIAHRAALQEGLPTIGVMATGLDIIYPAAHRRTAEKMVEQGGLLTEFPFGTQPDKYNFPARNRIIAGLTDGTVVVEAARKGGALITAELAQEYNREVLAVPGRLDQSASEGCNHLIRNQQAVIYTSPADVEQVLNWDGALHHTPPAPVLDPSDFSPEEFRLVGILQAHKERQIDELSWEAQLPINQVSTLLLGLEFRGVVRALPGKKFALM; the protein is encoded by the coding sequence GTGTCAACCTCTTCACCCGACCTCCTATTCGAAGTTGCCCTTACCTTGCTGCCGGGCATTGGCCCGCTGATTACGCGCAACCTCGTTAGCTACTGCGGCTCGGCCCAGGCGGTGCTGCAGGCCCCGCAGGCCAAGCTGCTGAAAATACCCGGCGTGGGCCCCGGCACGGTTAAGGCGTTGCACAACCACAGCAAGGCCCTGCAGCAAGCCGAGCAAATTGTGCGACGGGCCGAAAAAGACGGCGTGCAGCTGCTGTACTACACGCGCCCCAACTACCCTACCCGCCTGCGCCCGGTGCCCGATGCCCCGGTTCTGCTGTACTACCTAGGGGCCGCCGACCTCAATCACCCTCGCTCCCTGGCCGTGGTGGGCACGCGCCAGGCCACCGACTACGGCCGTGAGCAAACGGAAAAGCTCATTCGGGGCGTGGCCGGTTACCAGCCCTTGATTGTGAGCGGTTTGGCGTATGGCATCGACATTATTGCCCACCGCGCGGCCCTGCAGGAAGGCCTGCCCACGATTGGCGTAATGGCCACCGGGCTCGATATTATTTACCCTGCCGCCCACCGCCGCACCGCCGAAAAAATGGTGGAACAGGGCGGTTTGCTCACCGAGTTTCCTTTCGGCACGCAGCCCGACAAGTACAACTTCCCGGCGCGCAACCGCATTATTGCCGGCCTCACCGACGGCACCGTGGTGGTGGAGGCCGCCCGCAAAGGCGGTGCGCTCATTACGGCCGAGTTGGCGCAGGAGTACAACCGCGAGGTGCTGGCCGTACCGGGCCGCCTCGACCAATCGGCCTCCGAAGGCTGCAACCACCTCATTCGCAACCAGCAGGCAGTTATTTACACCAGTCCCGCCGACGTGGAGCAGGTGCTGAACTGGGACGGCGCCTTGCACCACACGCCTCCGGCGCCCGTCCTCGACCCTTCCGATTTCAGCCCCGAAGAATTTAGGTTGGTTGGGATACTGCAAGCGCACAAAGAGCGGCAAATTGACGAGCTGAGCTGGGAAGCCCAGTTGCCCATCAACCAGGTTTCGACGTTGCTGCTCGGGCTGGAGTTCAGGGGCGTGGTGCGGGCGTTGCCGGGCAAAAAATTTGCGTTAATGTAG